Proteins from a genomic interval of Microbacterium imperiale:
- a CDS encoding glycoside hydrolase family 6 protein encodes MPRSLRMPPAVAAIVTLAVALGLVHATGAAAGADDSAPDALGASPAAAPAAATAAAPNPLARGAALPTYSAAAQAAADARAQGRFDVAASFDVIAQTPTATWLGEWYSDAELVRVLRAETAAAAQQNRVATFVLYAIPARDCTAHSQGGLTPERYGPWARLIAETLRGTASAVIVEPDALSMLGECDGQGARTTYIRDAVRALTAAGIPAYIDAGNGNWIPPETMAQRLREAGVLEARGFATNVSNFSPTAVERDYAERVRMLLGGGPRYVIDTSRNGRGWQGDWCNPSNVGLGTTPRAITDGTALDALLWIKRPGESDGLCNGGPAAGSWYEAAALELVRNRVY; translated from the coding sequence ATGCCACGCAGTCTCCGGATGCCGCCTGCCGTCGCGGCCATCGTCACCCTGGCCGTCGCCCTCGGGCTCGTCCACGCCACCGGCGCGGCCGCGGGGGCCGACGACTCGGCCCCCGACGCTCTGGGCGCGTCGCCCGCCGCGGCACCTGCGGCTGCCACCGCTGCGGCCCCGAACCCGCTCGCGCGCGGCGCCGCGCTGCCGACCTACTCGGCGGCCGCCCAGGCCGCGGCCGACGCTCGCGCGCAGGGGCGCTTCGACGTCGCCGCCTCGTTCGACGTCATCGCGCAGACGCCCACGGCGACCTGGCTCGGCGAGTGGTACAGCGATGCGGAGCTCGTGCGCGTGCTCCGAGCCGAGACCGCGGCGGCGGCGCAGCAGAACCGGGTCGCGACCTTCGTCCTCTACGCGATCCCGGCGCGCGACTGCACCGCGCATTCGCAGGGCGGCCTGACGCCGGAGCGCTACGGACCGTGGGCCCGGCTCATCGCCGAGACGCTGCGCGGAACGGCATCCGCCGTCATCGTCGAGCCCGATGCGCTCTCGATGCTCGGCGAGTGCGACGGCCAGGGAGCCCGCACCACCTACATCCGCGACGCCGTGCGGGCACTCACCGCCGCCGGCATCCCCGCCTACATCGACGCCGGCAACGGCAACTGGATTCCGCCCGAGACGATGGCGCAGCGACTGCGCGAAGCCGGTGTGCTCGAAGCCCGCGGCTTCGCGACGAACGTGTCAAACTTCTCGCCCACCGCCGTCGAGCGCGACTACGCCGAACGCGTGCGGATGCTGCTGGGCGGCGGTCCGCGCTACGTCATCGACACCTCGCGCAACGGCCGCGGCTGGCAGGGCGACTGGTGCAACCCGAGCAACGTGGGCCTGGGCACCACGCCGCGCGCGATCACCGACGGCACCGCCCTCGACGCGCTGCTGTGGATCAAGCGGCCCGGCGAGAGCGACGGCCTCTGCAACGGCGGTCCCGCCGCAGGCAGCTGGTACGAAGCCGCCGCGCTCGAACTCGTGCGCAACCGCGTGTACTGA
- a CDS encoding Na(+)/H(+) antiporter subunit C: protein MNVSLTLIIIMAVLFAAGVYAMLERSLTRVLIGFLLLGNAANLFLLVVMGAPGIAPFYGSAEDASDYSDPLPQALTLTAIVITFAVSAFLLALIYRSWQLGQADTVEDDEADLAVRGRGAEDEDAMEQEITDEDDDATTDFVGDLTSPITVLQSRDFDALRDDAPTDRPGGDR from the coding sequence ATGAACGTCTCGCTCACCCTGATCATCATCATGGCCGTGCTCTTCGCCGCCGGCGTCTATGCGATGCTCGAGCGCAGCCTGACCCGCGTGCTCATCGGCTTCCTGCTGCTCGGCAACGCCGCGAACCTCTTCCTGCTCGTCGTGATGGGCGCGCCGGGCATCGCGCCGTTCTACGGTTCGGCCGAGGATGCCTCCGACTACAGCGATCCGCTGCCCCAGGCCCTCACGCTCACCGCCATCGTCATCACCTTCGCGGTGTCGGCGTTCCTGCTGGCGCTGATCTATCGCTCCTGGCAGCTCGGCCAGGCCGACACGGTCGAGGACGACGAGGCCGATCTGGCCGTCCGCGGCCGCGGTGCCGAGGACGAGGACGCGATGGAGCAGGAGATCACGGACGAGGACGACGACGCCACGACCGACTTCGTCGGCGACCTCACCTCGCCGATCACCGTGCTGCAGTCGCGCGACTTCGACGCGCTGCGTGACGACGCGCCCACCGATCGCCCCGGAGGAGACCGATGA
- a CDS encoding Na+/H+ antiporter subunit D: protein MSALVPLLVTLPLLGAAVALIFGRRRRIQVGVSIVTLTATLVIAAVLLNAINATGVPIAVSVGGWPIPFGIVLYVDRLAALLVVVSSIVLLAVLLFSVGQGAADGDDETPVSIFHPSYLILSAGIFNAFIAGDLFNLYVGFEILLVASYVLITLGSTESRIRTGVVYIVVSLVSSILFLSAIAAIYGALGTVNMVQLSQRMTELPQETQLVLHLMLLLAFSIKAAVFPLSFWLPDSYPTAPAPVTAVFAGLLTKVGVYAIIRTETEIFQDNDVNTLLLIVALATMIVGVLGAVAQAELKRILSFTLVSHIGYMIFGLAVATPASVGATIYYIVHHIVVQTTLFLAVGLVERRAGSTSILKVRGLMRAAPLLAVLYFIPAINLGGLPPFSGFIGKYALFDAAAAEGTPLMYALIVAGIVTSLLTLYALMRAWNLAFWREKEEAGEGESETDARIAYLGDAEGADVQTQKRVIPRIMTTATAGMVAVTVALTVFAGPLYELCADIGESLLQPVTISQLEQEVQ from the coding sequence ATGAGCGCTCTGGTTCCTCTCCTCGTCACGCTGCCCCTGCTCGGCGCGGCCGTCGCGCTCATCTTCGGTCGGCGTCGCCGCATCCAGGTCGGCGTCTCGATCGTCACCCTCACCGCGACCCTCGTCATCGCGGCGGTGCTGCTGAACGCGATCAACGCGACGGGCGTGCCCATCGCCGTCTCGGTGGGCGGGTGGCCGATCCCGTTCGGCATCGTGCTCTACGTCGACCGGCTCGCGGCCCTGCTGGTCGTCGTGTCGAGCATCGTGCTGCTCGCGGTCCTGTTGTTCTCGGTCGGCCAGGGCGCCGCCGACGGCGACGACGAGACGCCGGTGTCGATCTTCCACCCGTCGTACCTGATCCTCTCGGCGGGAATCTTCAACGCCTTCATCGCCGGAGACCTGTTCAACCTGTACGTCGGGTTCGAGATCCTCCTGGTCGCGTCCTACGTGCTGATCACCCTCGGGTCGACCGAGTCGCGCATCCGCACCGGCGTTGTCTACATCGTCGTGTCGCTGGTGTCGTCGATCCTGTTCCTCTCGGCGATCGCCGCGATCTACGGCGCTCTCGGCACCGTGAACATGGTGCAGCTGTCGCAGCGCATGACCGAGCTGCCGCAAGAGACGCAGCTCGTGCTGCACCTCATGCTGCTGCTGGCCTTCAGCATCAAGGCGGCCGTGTTCCCGCTGTCGTTCTGGCTGCCCGACTCGTACCCGACCGCGCCGGCCCCGGTCACGGCGGTCTTCGCGGGTCTGCTGACGAAGGTCGGCGTCTACGCGATCATCCGCACCGAGACCGAGATCTTCCAGGACAACGACGTCAACACGCTGCTGCTCATTGTGGCGCTCGCGACGATGATCGTCGGCGTGCTCGGCGCCGTCGCGCAGGCCGAGCTGAAGCGCATCCTGTCGTTCACGCTCGTGAGCCACATCGGCTACATGATCTTCGGGTTGGCGGTCGCGACACCGGCATCCGTCGGGGCGACGATCTACTACATCGTCCACCACATCGTCGTGCAGACGACGCTGTTCCTCGCGGTCGGTCTCGTCGAACGCCGGGCGGGCTCGACCTCGATCCTTAAGGTCCGCGGACTCATGCGGGCCGCGCCGCTGCTGGCCGTGCTGTACTTCATTCCCGCGATCAACCTCGGCGGCCTGCCGCCCTTCTCGGGCTTCATCGGAAAGTACGCGCTGTTCGACGCCGCTGCCGCCGAGGGCACACCGCTGATGTACGCGCTGATCGTGGCCGGCATCGTGACCTCGCTGCTCACCCTCTATGCGCTCATGCGGGCATGGAACCTCGCGTTCTGGCGTGAGAAGGAGGAAGCGGGCGAGGGCGAGAGCGAGACGGATGCCCGCATCGCCTACCTCGGCGACGCGGAGGGCGCCGACGTGCAGACCCAGAAGCGCGTCATCCCGCGCATCATGACCACCGCGACGGCGGGGATGGTTGCCGTCACGGTCGCCCTCACGGTTTTCGCGGGCCCGCTGTACGAGCTGTGCGCCGACATCGGTGAATCGCTGCTGCAGCCGGTGACCATTTCGCAGCTCGAGCAGGAGGTGCAGTGA
- a CDS encoding Cgl0159 family (beta/alpha)8-fold protein: MFDLDELRRIRAEEPGRVAQAMRSRSRRSLLDGDGRLFIVAADHPARGALGVGDRKTAMASRVELLERLVTALQRPGVDGVLGTPDVVEDLALLGALDGKIVVGSMNRGGLQGAAFEMDDRFTAYDVPGLARDGLDLGKLLVRINLEDPATAPTLEASAAAVTAAAEARIPIMLEPFMSYREDGRVCSDLTADAVIKSVAIATGLGNTSAYSWLKLPVVPEMERVAEASTLPTLLLGGDPVTGQDETFASWQDALALPGMRGLVVGRTLLYPDDDDVVAAVDIAAGLVHAGAVVEHP, from the coding sequence ATGTTTGATCTCGATGAGCTGCGCCGCATTCGGGCCGAAGAACCGGGTCGCGTCGCGCAGGCTATGCGTAGCCGGTCGCGGCGGTCGCTGCTCGACGGCGACGGACGGCTCTTCATCGTCGCAGCGGATCACCCGGCGCGCGGCGCGCTCGGTGTCGGAGATCGGAAGACGGCCATGGCGAGCCGCGTCGAGCTGCTCGAACGCCTCGTCACGGCGCTGCAGCGTCCCGGCGTCGACGGCGTGCTCGGCACGCCCGATGTCGTCGAAGACCTCGCGCTCCTGGGTGCGCTCGACGGCAAGATCGTCGTGGGGTCGATGAACCGCGGGGGACTGCAGGGCGCGGCCTTCGAGATGGACGATCGCTTCACCGCCTACGACGTGCCCGGTCTGGCGCGCGACGGGCTCGATCTCGGAAAGCTCCTCGTACGCATCAACCTCGAGGATCCCGCGACGGCACCCACGCTCGAGGCGAGTGCGGCTGCGGTGACCGCAGCCGCCGAGGCGCGCATCCCGATCATGCTCGAGCCGTTCATGAGCTACCGCGAGGACGGCCGCGTCTGCAGCGACCTCACCGCGGACGCGGTGATCAAGTCGGTCGCCATCGCCACCGGACTCGGCAACACGTCGGCGTACAGCTGGCTGAAGCTGCCCGTCGTGCCCGAGATGGAACGCGTCGCCGAGGCATCCACGTTGCCGACCCTGCTGCTGGGGGGAGACCCCGTCACCGGCCAGGACGAGACGTTCGCCTCGTGGCAGGACGCTCTCGCGCTCCCGGGCATGCGCGGGCTCGTGGTCGGACGCACCCTGCTCTACCCGGACGACGACGACGTCGTCGCCGCCGTCGACATCGCCGCCGGGCTCGTCCACGCGGGCGCCGTCGTCGAGCACCCGTGA
- a CDS encoding Na+/H+ antiporter subunit E: MMVQGKRAAKRNAATALWRQLPFFVWLVALWMLLWGQFTVLSALTGVVVALFVTRIFRLPPVELSGRVNVWWGVVFFLEFLFSLVKGSLLVAWQVIDPRRQPGAAIIAVPLRTDDDLIMTHVAVTASLIPGSLIIDIDRDRRILYVHAIGVRNQEQLEHQRRAIQHWEERIVRAVGSKEQAHQLSDLRRGRS, translated from the coding sequence ATGATGGTCCAGGGCAAGCGCGCCGCCAAGCGCAACGCCGCCACCGCGCTGTGGCGTCAGCTGCCGTTCTTCGTCTGGCTCGTGGCACTGTGGATGCTGCTGTGGGGCCAGTTCACCGTGCTGTCCGCCCTCACCGGCGTCGTCGTCGCCCTGTTCGTGACCCGCATCTTCCGGCTGCCGCCCGTCGAGCTCTCGGGGCGCGTCAACGTCTGGTGGGGCGTGGTGTTCTTCCTCGAGTTCCTGTTCTCGCTCGTGAAGGGCTCGCTGCTCGTCGCCTGGCAGGTCATCGACCCGCGCCGCCAGCCGGGCGCCGCGATCATCGCGGTGCCGCTGCGCACCGACGACGACCTGATCATGACGCACGTCGCGGTGACGGCATCCCTCATTCCGGGATCGCTCATCATCGACATCGACCGCGACCGCCGCATCCTGTACGTCCACGCGATCGGCGTGCGCAATCAGGAGCAGCTGGAGCATCAGCGGCGCGCCATCCAGCACTGGGAGGAGCGGATCGTGCGCGCCGTCGGCTCGAAGGAGCAGGCGCACCAGCTGTCGGATCTGCGGAGGGGGCGCTCGTGA
- the mnhG gene encoding monovalent cation/H(+) antiporter subunit G, whose amino-acid sequence MSLTDVIALVLVLIGALLCLTAAIGLLRFRDVPTRLHAATKPQVLGFILICIAVGVSLQSWPVVAFLVPVALIQLATAPLSAHMVGRQAYRNKTLDRDSLFVDEFADAPAPSDTRD is encoded by the coding sequence ATGAGCCTCACCGACGTCATCGCCCTCGTGCTCGTGCTGATCGGCGCCCTGCTGTGTCTGACCGCCGCGATCGGGCTGCTGCGCTTCCGCGACGTACCCACCCGCCTGCACGCCGCGACCAAGCCGCAGGTGCTCGGCTTCATCCTCATCTGCATCGCCGTGGGCGTCTCGCTGCAGTCGTGGCCGGTCGTGGCATTCCTCGTGCCGGTGGCGCTCATCCAGCTCGCGACCGCGCCGCTGTCGGCCCACATGGTCGGGCGTCAGGCCTACCGCAACAAGACGCTCGACCGCGACTCGCTCTTCGTCGACGAGTTCGCCGACGCGCCGGCGCCCAGCGACACTCGCGACTGA
- the iolC gene encoding 5-dehydro-2-deoxygluconokinase: MSSPAATAPVDVLAIGRAGVDLYPLQDGIGLEDVSTFGKYLGGSAANVAVAAARYGRSAALISRTGADPFGRYVRRELQRLGVSDRFIEVVPHLNTPVTFCEIFPPDHFPLYFYRDPIAPDLVIAPEEVDVDAVRDARLYWSTVTGLSREPSRSAHFAAWRARGRRPLTVLDLDYRPMFWGGADEARAQVALALDHVTVAVGNREECEIAVGETDPDRAADTLLERGIELAIVKQGPKGVLAKTRDTRVEVAPFAVDVVNGLGAGDAFGGALCHGLLAEWDLEQTMRWANAAGAIVAGRRECSTAMPDAAEVERLVAEAAAHV; the protein is encoded by the coding sequence ATGAGCTCTCCTGCCGCCACCGCACCCGTCGACGTCCTCGCCATCGGCCGGGCGGGCGTGGATCTCTATCCGCTGCAGGACGGAATCGGGCTGGAGGACGTGTCGACCTTCGGCAAGTACCTCGGTGGTTCCGCAGCCAACGTCGCGGTGGCCGCGGCGCGCTACGGGCGGAGCGCCGCGCTCATCAGCCGCACGGGCGCGGATCCGTTCGGCCGCTACGTCCGCCGCGAGCTGCAGCGCCTCGGAGTGTCCGATCGCTTCATCGAGGTCGTCCCGCATCTGAACACGCCCGTGACGTTCTGCGAGATCTTCCCGCCCGACCACTTCCCGCTCTACTTCTACCGCGACCCGATCGCGCCCGACCTCGTTATCGCCCCCGAAGAGGTCGACGTCGACGCCGTGCGCGACGCGCGTCTCTACTGGTCGACCGTCACCGGTCTCAGCCGCGAGCCCAGCCGCTCCGCGCACTTCGCCGCGTGGCGGGCTCGCGGGCGCCGGCCGCTGACGGTGCTCGACCTCGACTACCGGCCCATGTTCTGGGGCGGAGCCGACGAGGCTCGCGCGCAGGTCGCACTCGCGCTCGACCATGTGACCGTCGCGGTCGGCAATCGCGAGGAGTGCGAGATCGCCGTCGGCGAGACCGACCCCGATCGCGCGGCCGACACTCTTCTGGAGCGCGGCATCGAACTGGCGATCGTGAAGCAGGGGCCCAAGGGCGTCCTCGCCAAGACCCGCGACACGCGAGTGGAGGTCGCTCCCTTCGCCGTCGACGTCGTCAACGGCCTGGGTGCGGGCGATGCATTCGGTGGTGCGCTCTGCCATGGTCTGCTCGCCGAGTGGGATCTCGAGCAGACGATGCGCTGGGCCAACGCGGCGGGCGCGATCGTCGCCGGCCGGCGGGAGTGCTCCACGGCGATGCCCGACGCGGCAGAGGTCGAGCGGCTCGTGGCGGAGGCGGCCGCACATGTTTGA
- a CDS encoding monovalent cation/H+ antiporter complex subunit F: protein MTWLIVVISVVFAVSALLTLWRIITGPSILDRAVASDVLLTLVICALGAEMAINHHTRTLPVLLIVAAVGVFGSISIARFVARKDNIDR from the coding sequence GTGACCTGGCTCATCGTCGTCATCTCGGTCGTCTTCGCCGTATCAGCGCTGCTGACGCTGTGGCGCATCATCACCGGGCCGTCGATCCTCGACCGCGCCGTGGCCTCGGACGTTCTGCTCACGCTGGTGATCTGCGCGCTCGGTGCCGAAATGGCGATCAACCACCACACGCGGACGCTGCCGGTGCTGCTGATCGTGGCGGCGGTCGGCGTATTCGGCTCGATCTCGATCGCCCGCTTCGTTGCGCGGAAGGACAACATCGACCGATGA
- a CDS encoding DUF1990 family protein produces MSLPHRDTWNARPGGFRRFEKTVPVGSGDAVWQRARADLLAWRVKTRSGFRVVPDLPAAAGGRHWLEVGWGPLTLREPVEVVAFVDERDRVGYVYLALPGHPLEGEEAFLLTRRGDDVRFTLRSLSRPAPTPFWRFAYPAVRIVQVIVRTRYLSALRREERHIIGSPSARRGRRQSRVSLGAGASANSSTKSESRSSVLLR; encoded by the coding sequence ATGAGCCTTCCGCATCGCGACACATGGAACGCCCGGCCGGGCGGCTTCCGCCGGTTCGAGAAGACCGTGCCCGTGGGTTCGGGTGACGCCGTGTGGCAGCGGGCGCGCGCCGATCTGCTGGCCTGGCGGGTCAAGACGCGCAGCGGGTTCCGCGTGGTGCCGGACCTGCCGGCGGCCGCGGGGGGACGGCACTGGCTCGAGGTCGGGTGGGGCCCGCTCACGCTCCGCGAGCCGGTCGAGGTCGTCGCGTTCGTGGATGAGCGCGACCGGGTGGGCTACGTCTACCTGGCACTCCCCGGCCACCCGCTCGAGGGCGAGGAAGCGTTCCTTCTCACGCGACGCGGCGACGACGTTCGCTTCACGCTGCGCTCACTGTCCCGGCCGGCGCCGACACCGTTTTGGCGGTTCGCCTACCCGGCCGTCCGTATCGTGCAGGTGATCGTGCGGACGCGCTACCTCAGCGCCCTCCGGCGCGAAGAGCGACACATCATCGGGTCTCCCTCTGCTCGCCGCGGGCGGCGTCAGTCGCGAGTGTCGCTGGGCGCCGGCGCGTCGGCGAACTCGTCGACGAAGAGCGAGTCGCGGTCGAGCGTCTTGTTGCGGTAG
- a CDS encoding TetR/AcrR family transcriptional regulator, translating to MTDTVPVRRPRKDAAANRAGLLVAAARTLAVDPGASIDAIARAAGLSRRALYGHFDDRDALLRELIASGAQRFNAIAADLDLASAPAPVVLARLTGRLWGEASHVQVAAAIALDERHVEESAAALAPLRRALMSLVRRGQDDGTLRTDVAPPTLARLIEETARTVLVRLDASSPDARSLVVRSVLSIAGLSWREAESVIAAHPDVVAEA from the coding sequence GTGACTGACACCGTTCCCGTGCGCCGTCCCCGGAAGGATGCCGCTGCCAACCGCGCCGGCCTGCTCGTGGCCGCCGCTCGCACGCTCGCCGTCGACCCCGGCGCCTCGATCGACGCGATCGCCCGCGCCGCGGGCCTGAGCCGCCGCGCCCTCTACGGACACTTCGACGACCGCGACGCCCTGCTGCGCGAGCTCATCGCCTCGGGCGCGCAGCGGTTCAACGCGATCGCGGCCGACCTCGACCTCGCGTCGGCCCCCGCCCCCGTCGTGCTCGCCCGCCTGACCGGACGCCTCTGGGGTGAGGCATCCCACGTGCAGGTCGCCGCGGCCATCGCGCTCGACGAGCGCCACGTCGAAGAATCGGCGGCGGCGCTCGCGCCCCTGCGCCGCGCGCTCATGAGCCTCGTCCGCCGCGGTCAGGACGACGGGACGCTGCGCACGGATGTCGCCCCGCCCACGCTCGCGCGCCTGATCGAAGAGACCGCACGCACCGTCCTCGTCCGCCTCGACGCCTCGTCGCCCGATGCCCGCTCGCTCGTCGTGCGCTCGGTCCTGTCCATCGCGGGCCTGTCGTGGCGTGAGGCCGAGAGTGTCATCGCCGCGCACCCCGACGTCGTGGCCGAGGCCTGA
- a CDS encoding YhgE/Pip domain-containing protein → MKIPALISAELRRLTATRMSVVALVALMLVPVLYGGLYLWANQDPYGKFAEIPVALVDLDAGAQPDGGDAVDYGSQVADQLIEDGSFAWQRMDAAEAREALRTGAVDFSVTLPADFSAALTSAAGSSPHQATLVLATNDANNYLASSIGSQAVERIRTSVAQLVGREAASRLLTGISDIRGQLVTAADGATQLVDGADQASSGANTLADGTAQLAAGATQLSDGAATLADGSAQLATGTRAVADGSADLANGAAQVADGTAQIAGYADRAGSAVDEAIGELPQVRDDIARVLGERGLDQTQIADVLSRLDPIGERLQNGAARVDEAVAQVDRLAAGAAQVSAGASQLSTGASQAADGAASVSQGAGRLAAATGDAATGAAQLDEGAHELASGLGTLDAGLATLRDGLEAGVAQLPDASADLRDQQAATISDPVSVDSGNLASAGDYGAGLAPFFAALAGWIGIYALFLIVKPISRRAVTALRSPVRVTVAGWLTPAMLGSVGMVVLFGVLSLALGFRFSSPVGTLGMLLTASFTYAAIILALNVWLGSVGQFLGLVLMVVQLVTAGGTFPWQTLPAPLAALHHVLPMGYVVDGMRQWMYGGDLGRVSLDLAVLFAWMLGALMLAAIGVIRMTHTRTLRDLQPSLIG, encoded by the coding sequence TTGAAGATCCCCGCTCTCATCTCCGCCGAACTGCGCCGCCTGACGGCGACCCGCATGTCGGTGGTCGCGCTCGTCGCCCTGATGCTCGTGCCCGTGCTGTACGGCGGCCTGTACCTGTGGGCCAATCAGGACCCGTACGGCAAGTTCGCCGAGATCCCGGTCGCGCTCGTCGACCTCGACGCGGGAGCGCAGCCGGATGGCGGCGACGCCGTCGACTACGGCTCGCAGGTCGCCGATCAACTCATCGAAGACGGCTCGTTCGCGTGGCAGCGCATGGATGCCGCCGAGGCGCGCGAAGCGCTGCGCACCGGCGCCGTCGACTTCTCGGTCACCCTGCCCGCTGACTTCTCGGCCGCGCTCACCAGCGCCGCCGGCTCGAGCCCGCATCAGGCCACGCTCGTGCTCGCGACGAACGACGCCAACAACTACCTCGCGTCGTCGATCGGCTCGCAAGCGGTCGAGCGCATCCGCACCTCGGTCGCGCAGCTGGTGGGCCGCGAGGCCGCGTCGCGTCTGCTCACCGGGATCTCCGACATCCGCGGGCAGCTCGTCACCGCCGCCGACGGCGCGACGCAGCTCGTCGATGGCGCCGACCAGGCTTCGTCCGGTGCCAACACGCTCGCCGATGGCACCGCGCAGCTCGCGGCCGGCGCAACACAGCTAAGCGACGGCGCCGCCACCCTGGCCGACGGCTCGGCGCAATTGGCGACCGGCACGCGCGCCGTGGCCGACGGCTCAGCCGACCTGGCGAACGGAGCCGCCCAGGTCGCCGACGGCACGGCGCAGATCGCCGGCTACGCCGACCGCGCCGGCAGTGCCGTCGACGAGGCGATCGGTGAGCTCCCGCAGGTGCGCGACGACATCGCGCGGGTTCTCGGCGAACGCGGCCTCGACCAGACGCAGATCGCCGACGTGCTCAGCCGGCTCGACCCGATCGGCGAGCGCCTGCAGAACGGAGCAGCTCGCGTCGACGAGGCCGTCGCCCAGGTCGACCGGCTCGCAGCCGGCGCGGCACAGGTCAGCGCGGGCGCGAGCCAGCTGTCGACCGGAGCATCGCAGGCCGCTGACGGCGCGGCATCCGTCTCGCAGGGCGCCGGGCGACTCGCTGCGGCCACGGGGGATGCCGCCACCGGTGCGGCGCAGCTCGACGAGGGCGCGCACGAGCTCGCCTCGGGATTGGGCACGCTCGACGCGGGTTTGGCCACGCTGCGCGATGGGCTCGAGGCGGGCGTCGCCCAGCTGCCCGACGCGTCGGCCGACCTGCGCGACCAGCAGGCCGCTACCATTTCGGACCCCGTCTCGGTCGACTCGGGCAACCTCGCCAGCGCCGGCGACTACGGCGCGGGGCTCGCCCCCTTCTTCGCCGCCCTCGCGGGGTGGATCGGCATCTACGCGCTTTTCCTCATCGTCAAGCCGATCTCACGGCGGGCGGTCACCGCGCTCCGCTCCCCCGTCCGGGTGACCGTCGCCGGGTGGCTGACGCCCGCGATGCTCGGCAGCGTGGGCATGGTGGTGCTGTTCGGCGTGCTCTCGCTCGCGCTGGGGTTCCGATTCTCCAGCCCGGTCGGCACGCTCGGGATGCTGCTGACCGCGTCGTTCACGTACGCCGCGATCATCCTCGCCCTCAATGTCTGGCTCGGATCGGTGGGACAGTTCCTCGGGCTCGTGCTGATGGTCGTGCAACTCGTCACGGCCGGCGGCACGTTCCCCTGGCAGACGCTGCCCGCGCCCCTCGCGGCCCTGCACCATGTGCTGCCGATGGGGTACGTCGTCGACGGCATGCGCCAGTGGATGTACGGCGGCGACCTCGGGCGGGTGAGCCTCGACCTCGCGGTGCTGTTCGCCTGGATGCTCGGCGCGCTGATGCTGGCGGCGATCGGCGTGATCCGGATGACGCACACCCGGACGCTGCGCGACCTGCAACCGAGCCTGATCGGGTAG